The genomic region ATAGTGATTCCGTCAGTAGCGGCGAGCGAACGCGGAGAAGCCCAAACCAGAGAGCTTGCTCTTTGGGGTTGTGGGACGTCTCACATGGAGTTACAAAGGAACCGGTTAAGCGAAGAGGTCTGGAAAGGCCCGCCAAAGAAGGTAAAAGCCCTGTAATTGAAAGTCTGTTCCCTCCGAGACGGATCCCGAGTAGTGCGGGGCACGTGAAACCCCGTATGAATCCGGCAGGACCATCTGCCAAGGCTAAATACTTCCTAGCGACCGATAGTGAAGCAGTACCGTGAGGGAAAGGTGAAAAGCACCCCGGAAGGGGAGTGAAATAGAACCTGAAACCGTGTGCTTACAAAAAGTCAGAGCCCGTTTTAGGGGTGATGGCGTGCCTTTTGTAGAATGAACCGGCGAGTTACGTTCCCGTGCAAGGTTAAGGTGAAGAGCCGGAGCCGCAGCGAAAGCGAGTCTGAATAGGGCGACTTAGTACGTGGACGTAGACCCGAAACCGGGTGATCTACCCCTGTCCAGGGTGAAGGTGCGGTAACACGCACTGGAGGCCCGAACCCACGCATGTTGAAAAATGCGGGGATGAGGTGGGGGTAGCGGAGAAATTCCAATCGAACTCGGAGATAGCTGGTTCTCCCCGAAATAGCTTTAGGGCTAGCCTCGGAAAACAGAGTCGTGGAGGTAGAGCACTGATTGGGTGCGGGGCCCGCAAGGGTTACCAAGCTCAGTCAAACTCCGAATGCCATAGACTTACTTCCGGGAGTCAGACAGTGAGTGCTAAGATCCATTGTCAAAAGGGAAACAGCCCAGACCATCAGCTAAGGTCCCCAAGTGTGTGTTAAGTGGGAAAGGATGTGGAGTTGCACAGACAACCAGGATGTTGGCTTAGAAGCAGCCACCATTGAAAGAGTGCGTAATAGCTCACTGGTCGAGTGACTCTGCGCCGAAAATGTAACGGGGCTAAACACACCACCGAAGCTATGGCTTGATGCTTTGCATCAGGGGTAGGGGAGCGTTGTATAAGGGTTGAAGGTGTACCGTAAGGAGCGCTGGACATTATACAAGTGAGAATGCCGGTATGAGTAACGAAAAGATCAGTGAGAATCTGATCCGCCGAAAGCCTAAGGGTTCCTGAGGAAGGCTCGTCCGCTCAGGGTAAGTCGGGACCTAAGGCGAGGCCGAAAGGCGTAGTCGAAGGACAACAGGTCGAAATTCCTGTACCACCGTAAGCCGTTATGAGCAATGGGGGGACGCAGTAGGGTAGTGACGCAGACTGATGGATGTCTGTCCAAGCAGTAAGGCTGATGTGTAGGCAAATCCGCACATTGTAAGGCTGAGCTGTGATGGGGAGTGAAAATTACAGTAGCGAAGGTCATGATCTCACACTGCCAAGAAAAGCCTCTAGCCAGGTGATGGTGCCCGTACCGCAAACCGACACAGGTAGGCGAGAAGAGTATTCTAAGGCGCGCGGAAGAACTCTCGTTAAGGAACTCGGCAAAATGACCCCGTAACTTCGGGAGAAGGGGTGCCCCGGTAGTGTGAATAGCACGAGGGGGCCGCAGTGAAAAGGCCCAAGCGACTGTTTAGCAAAAACACAGGTCTGTGCGAAGCCGTAAGGCGAAGTATACGGGCTGACGCCTGCCCGGTGCTGGAAGGTTAAGGGGAGTGGTTAGGAGCAATCCGAAGCTGTGAACCGAAGCCCCAGTAAACGGCGGCCGTAACTATAACGGTCCTAAGGTAGCGAAATTCCTTGTCAGGTAAATTCTGACCCGCACGAATGGCGTAACGACTTGGGCGCTGTCTCAACGAGAGATCCGGTGAAATTTTAATACCTGTGAAGATGCAGGTTACCCGCGACAAGACGGAAAGACCCCATGGAGCTTTACTGCAGCTTGATATTGAATTTGGGTACGATCTGTACAGGATAGGTGGGAGCCTTTGAAACGTGAGCGCCAGCTTGCGTGGAGGCAACGTTGGGATACCACCCTGATCGTATCTAGGTTCTAACCTGGTACCGTAATCCGGTGCGGGGACAGTGTCAGGTGGGCAGTTTGACTGGGGCGGTCGCCTCCTAAAGAGTAACGGAGGCGCCCAAAGGTTCCCTCAGAATGGTTGGAAATCATTCGAAGAGTGCAAAGGCATAAGGGAGCTTGACTGCGAGACCTACAAGTCGAGCAGGGACGAAAGTCGGGCTTAGTGATCCGGTGGTACCGCATGGAAGGGCCATCGCTCAACGGATAAAAGCTACCCTGGGGATAACAGGCTTATCTCCCCCAAGAGTCCACATCGACGGGGAGGTTTGGCACCTCGATGTCGGCTCATCGCATCCTGGGGCTGAAGTAGGTCCCAAGGGTTGGGCTGTTCGCCCATTAAAGCGGTACGCGAGCTGGGTTCAGAACGTCGTGAGACAGTTCGGTCCCTATCTGTCGTGGGCGTAGGAAATTTGAGAGGAGCTGTCCTTAGTACGAGAGGACCGGGATGGACGTACCGCTGGTGTACCAGTTGTTCCGCCAGGAGCACCGCTGGGTAGCTATGTACGGACGGGATAAACGCTGAAAGCATCTAAGCGTGAAGCCCCCCTCAAGATGAGATTTCCCAGTATGTAAGACCCCTTGAAGACGACGAGGTAGATAGGCTGGGGGTGGAAGTGCAGCAATGCATGGAGCTGACCAGTACTAATCGGTCGAGGGCTTATCCAAATATGCAAGTTGTAATTCGCGTAAGTTTCGTTTCGAATCTAGTTTTCAGAGAACAACACTCTGAAATGTAAGCACCGCGTTTGGTGGCGATGGCGGAGGGGTTCCACACGTACCCATCCCGAACACGACCGTTAAGCCCTCTAGCGCCGATGGTACTTGGACCGCAGGGTCCTGGGAGAGTAGGACGCCGCCAAGCGATTTCCCTTTGGGGTATTTTTTTTGCCCCCCTTGCCAAGGAATAAGGGATGTATAAGGGCCCTTAGCTCAGTTGGTTAGAGCGCACCTCTGATAAGGGTGAGGCCGGTGGTTCGAGTCCACCAGGGCCCATAGCAAGACCACAACAATGAAATATACCAGAGTATGGGGCCATAGCTCAGCTGGGAGAGCGCCTGCCTTGCAAGCAGGAGGTCAGCGGTTCGATCCCGCTTGGCTCCACCATTCCCTGATAGCTCAGTTGGTAGAGCACTCGACTGTTAATCGAGTTGTCACAGGTTCGAGCCCTGTTCGGGGAGCCATATGGAGAGGTGTCCGAGCTGGCCGAAGGAGCACGATTGGAAATCGTGTAGGCGTCACAAGCGTCTCGAGGGTTCGAATCCCTCTCTCTCCGCCAGATAATTTTTTTAGCAAGGCCCGTTGGTCAAGGGGTTAAGACACCTCCCTTTCACGGAGGTAACAGGGGTTCGAATCCCCTACGGGTCATAATATGGAGGCTTAGCTCAGCTGGGAGAGCATCTGCCTTACAAGCAGAGGGTCGGGGGTTCGATCCCCTCAGCCTCCACCATATAACTTTTATAACGACGCGGGGTGGAGCAGCCCGGTAGCTCGTCGGGCTCATAACCCGAAGGCCGCAGGTTCAAATCCTGCCCCCGCAATTAACTTTCCTTGAGAAAGTATTATGGAACCGTGGTGTAGTTGGCCTAACATGCCTGCCTGTCACGCAGGAGATCGCGGGTTCGAATCCCGTCGGTTCCGCCATTCTTTAATTAAATATACACCGTGCCGGTGTAGCTCAACTGGTAGAGCAACTGACTTGTAATCAGTAGGTTGGGGGTTCAAGTCCTCTCGCCGGCACCATTTTTAGTAATTACATCTGAATTTGTGATAGAATGTATATTATAGATGAAGTTACTAATACTAAGATACTCTTAGTGGATGAATGGCTTACTCTATGGCGATCGTGGCGAAGTGGTTAACGCACCGGTTTGTGGATCCGGCATTCGGGGGTTCAATTCCCCTCGATCGCCCCATGATTTTTTAATGGGGATTAGCCAAGCGGTAAGGCAACGGACTTTGACTCCGTCATGCATAGGTTCAAATCCTATATCCCCAGCCATTTCATTATGAGTCATTAGCTCAGTTGGTAGAGCACCTGACTTTTAATCAGGGTGTCGAAGGTTCGAGCCCTTCATGACTCACCATTATATTTTGCGGTCGTGGCGGAATTGGCAGACGCGCACGGTTCAGGTCCGTGTGGGCTAACCCCCCGTGGAGGTTCGAGTCCTCTCGACCGCACCATATGTTTTGCGGAAGTGGCTCAGCGGTAGAGCATCGCCTTGCCAAGGCGAGGGTCGCGGGTTCGATTCCCGTCTTCCGCTCCAATATTTGCGCCCTTAGCTCAGCTGGATAGAGCGTTTGACTACGAATCAAAAGGCCGGGAGTTCGAATCTCTCAGGGCGCGCCATTATTTTCATAAGTATCGGGATGTAGCTCAGCTTGGTAGAGCACCTGGTTTGGGACCAGGGGGTCGCATGTTCAAATCGTGTCATCCCGATTTTTTTTATTTTGCGGGTGTAGTTCAATGGTAGAACTTTAGCCTTCCAAGCTAATAGCGTGGGTTCGATTCCCATCACCCGCTTCCTAGTAACACACAGAAAAGTCTTTGCTTATAGCAAGGGCTTTTTTTGTGCGTTAAAAAGAATAAGTGTATTCCTTTCAAAATAGGGTCAATTGTCATTTGATTAAGGATGGAATTTTTGTTTAAATAAACAGAACAATTCTTATCTGATTAACCGTATTTATAAAGGAGGACAAACAGTAATGAAAAGAGCTCTGGTCATTGGCGGAAATGGAACACTAGGTAAAGCTGTTGTTGCGAAGCTGAGAGATCATTCCGTTGAGGTTATTACAGCGGGTAGACAATCTGGGGATGTTCAGGTGGATATGACGTCGACAGAGAGTATTACTTCTCTCTTTGAGACGGTGAGTAACATTGATTACGTCATTGTTGCAGCAGGCCAGACCCATTATGCGAAACTGGAAAAACTGACACCTGAGAACAATATGATTAGTGTGCAGGGAAAACTGCTTGGACAGGTTAATATCGTGTTGATTGGTCAGCACTATATTAACGACAAGGGGAGTTTCACGCTGGTCAGTGGCATTATACAAGACCACCCTATTGAGAAGGGGGCATCAAGCGCTATGGTCAATGGGGCTATTGATTCGTTTGCCAGAGCGGCAGCGTTTGAGTTACCAAGAGGTATTCGTATGAATTCAGTTAGTCCTAATCTTTTTGTAGAGTCGGCGGAAAAATATAAGGATTTCTTTATTGGATTTAATCCCGTACCTGTAGAGCGGGTTGCCAATACGTTCATCCAGAGTGCACTTGGGATTGAAACAGCCCAAAATTATAAAATATATTAAAAGCCGCACAGATATATATGATATTGATGATTATCTATCCCTAATTAATTGTAGGATGAGAAGGGTGTACATGAAGTGCATTTAAATGTTAAGCATGTAGAATCATTTTTCTTGAAACAGGACTGAGTGAAGCCATTTGGAGTATAAAATATAAAGGAGATCCACCGAAAATCCGGTGAATCTCCTTTTGTTTGCTGTGGATGAAACAGACGGTATGTTTACTATTATGGAGCAGGTAGTCCAAGAACTTCGAGCATTTCATTACGTTTGAGCGATTCGGCAATGGGACCGTCAATGAGCCATTTCTTAGCATTGAGGACATAGACATGACCATTTTGGACAGCGGGAAGGCTTTTCCATACTTGGAGTTGCTGGATTTCGTTGAGTTCATCTTTTGTTTTTTGCAACGCTTCAGCTGATCCATCTGAGCTAATGGACACGATAAACAGATAGTCTGCTTTGATTTCAGGCAAAAGCTCAACCGAGATACTGGCATTCATCCGTTCCGGATTTTCTGCCTCGAGTTTGGTAACGAGAGCATCGGGAGTGAATCCAATCTCATAACCCGCTCCTACATAACTGGAAGCCGGGAATGGCGTGGATGGAATGGACGAGAAGAACAAACGCATATCTTTCTCTTCCAGGCGCAGGAATGCAGCTGTAGGTTTGGTCTTGGTGATATCGGCTGCGAGCTTCTGAGCTTCAGTTACTTGATCTTTATTTTTTTGTAAAAGCTGTTCAGCCCGCTCATCAATATCCAGTGCAGTAGCTACCTGTACGATAGATTCCTGCCAATTACGGCGATCATAAGTGATCGTAGGCGCGATCTTCTCGAGTTGTTCGAGAATTTTGGCATCCAAACTGGCATTGGCAATAATGAGGTCCGGATTAGCGTTGACTACAGCTTCAAAATTGACACTTTCATTAATGGGTTCGACAGCCACGCCTTGGGCTTCAAGTTGCTCGTTCAGGTAGTCTTGCCGGCCAATAGGTGTAGCGAGTACCAGTGGCACCTCCAAGGAGAGGAGAATGTCCTCCATATTAATGGACACAATCCGTTCAGGATGTGCCGGGATTTCTTTGCTGCCACTGGCGCTCTCCACGGTCTTAGTAGCTGATTCAGCGGATGAGTCGCCATCTGTCTCCGCAGCTGATTTCACGCCATCTGCAGATGGCTGCGAAGTGCTTGCAGGTGTCTGTCCACACGCAACAAGTAACATGGCGAGTATGAAAAGGATCCCCGTTATTTTGACAAAATGCTGTTTGTACATCATAATCCCCCTGTGTTTCTAATGATATTGATTCTCAGTACACTTTATATTGTAGCGGTCTCATGTTGGGGGAGACATAGCCTTCTGTGCTATCCAGTCATGGATTAATGTGCTGAGTGCCACCAAAGAGTTTGATGGTTTCATCGATAATTTGATCATGGGCATACGGTGAATAATCTAACCAAGGCATTTCATCTAGCATATATACATGCTGGTTTTGCACGGGTTTCAAATCTTGCCATAGCTGAGTATGTTGTAGTTTATGCCAACGTTGCTGGGATTCCGAGTCCTGGTCCACAATTAGTAACATGCGATCTCCAGCCATTTGAGGCAACTCCTGCTCATCCAATGCGCGATAGACTTGCCCTGGAAGCAGATCGTGTGAAGGTGAAACACCGAGATCGTTATATAGAACAGCGCCCCCATTGCGTCGCCCGTAGATTAACAGATGACCCATCATGATATGAATGATGGAGATCGTATCTTTACCGATTAGATGATTAAGCTGCTCTTTGGCATGGGTTACTTTGTCATCATACAGCTCCAACCATTGCTGAGCTTCCTGTTGTTGTCCCACAATGGAGGCAACTTGTACGAAATGTTCCCGCCAGCTCAATCCTTTCCATGGGATAACGATGGTAGGAGCAATTCGCTGCAGCGTTCTTTTTAACGTATGGGCTTCGTACTCATTACAGAGTATGAGGTCTGGGCTCGCTTGCATCAACAACTCAACATTGGTTTGCCAGATACGAGGATTCATGCGTTTGCTACGTCCCAGATGATAAGGAATATTCGAAAAAAACAGATTCCTGTGTTGATCCCGTCGGTTATCAATCAGTGCCGCATGGGGGATAATCT from Paenibacillus sp. FSL R5-0341 harbors:
- a CDS encoding short chain dehydrogenase — translated: MKRALVIGGNGTLGKAVVAKLRDHSVEVITAGRQSGDVQVDMTSTESITSLFETVSNIDYVIVAAGQTHYAKLEKLTPENNMISVQGKLLGQVNIVLIGQHYINDKGSFTLVSGIIQDHPIEKGASSAMVNGAIDSFARAAAFELPRGIRMNSVSPNLFVESAEKYKDFFIGFNPVPVERVANTFIQSALGIETAQNYKIY
- a CDS encoding ABC transporter substrate-binding protein, encoding MMYKQHFVKITGILFILAMLLVACGQTPASTSQPSADGVKSAAETDGDSSAESATKTVESASGSKEIPAHPERIVSINMEDILLSLEVPLVLATPIGRQDYLNEQLEAQGVAVEPINESVNFEAVVNANPDLIIANASLDAKILEQLEKIAPTITYDRRNWQESIVQVATALDIDERAEQLLQKNKDQVTEAQKLAADITKTKPTAAFLRLEEKDMRLFFSSIPSTPFPASSYVGAGYEIGFTPDALVTKLEAENPERMNASISVELLPEIKADYLFIVSISSDGSAEALQKTKDELNEIQQLQVWKSLPAVQNGHVYVLNAKKWLIDGPIAESLKRNEMLEVLGLPAP